The genomic segment ACGTAATTTACCTAATAACTTTTacgttacacacaaacacacacacgggcgcgcGCTCAGTGTGCAGGGACACGCTGATTTAACATGTTTGGTAAATTAGCTAATATTAAAACAACCCTCAAAATAATCACGCATAAAATGATCTTACATTTATGTAGAAATTGAACTTGAAATATTCTTACAAGAACTTAAAGAACATCAACCGGAGAACTAATGTTCAGCCACCGGCAGCGCCGCAAATGCTTCGCGAATCAAATCTCTACTGGCGCGgtggtttgagtgacaggtctgaaagccctccctcgcccctaatTACTATTGGACAGGCAAGCATTGATTTTAGCATTTATCTTCTACCGGTGGACGTACACCCGGATATGTAGCAAGCGCCTAGCCTTTAGCAATATAAACGGGGCTCTCCACAGACAAACGGCAGATTTCTAACAATCATATTTCCAATCGATTCATCATTTTATCGCAAGTGTAACACGAAACACAGAACCGTTTAAGCTTCACATTATGTTTCTAGGTTGACGTTGTTTTAGGCTCCACGACGTCCGCAATGGTTAGCTCTCATAGCCACCATGGGCTATCGCTAACTAGCCGCCCTGTCACCTTGGCTGTCATCTCCAGAACTGCTCACGCTCGAGCCTCAACGTCCTTGAGACCAACTGGAAATATACGGTATGAAATTAACTGTGATtcttaaaaaagtataaattatatcgaaattctgtgTCTACATATACGTATAGAATAAtacagaagaagaaagaaagaataaaactaaaGAACAATAGTGGAGAGTGGCAATTCTTCCAAAAGTTGGATTTCAGACTTGATCTTGGATAGTGTTATCCACTGGGCTGACTCGGTAGGTTTGATTTAGACCATATTCGATCAACATAGTTGAAACTAGCAtttgtaaaaatgtatatattatctatTTATAGAAAATAGTAAAATGTCAAccaagcaaaaaaaatataatgtGAAGTAATTGTCTAATGAACAGCTCATTTGACAGTTTGGTTTGCCCAATCTTCATGAAGGGTCTTTTTGATTTATTAGTGTCAGTTTTTGTTATTCATGAACAAGCAACAGTTGAACTTACTTGGCTTGGTCATGTaacattatattaatattagtcACATTATATGGCACTATAAAGAGGAAGACCAACCTGATTGAAACCACTTTCTTTACCTGAACTCTCTGTTCTTGAGTAGGACTACATAGAGAAGTGACACCTTTCTTTACCTGAACTCTGTTATTCGGCTCtggatagaccaaaacaatTCTTCCTCTCCTGCCGTTAATATCCATTAATTCTGAGGATGCTGTCTTAACAGTAACTGAAAAACTTTAAATGagtgcaaatacattttttaagtcAGACTCGCCAAGCAAATGATCCATATCAAGTGTTTGTTGTTTGGATGTTCCTCAAATCTACTGCTCAAACAATGCTGAGCTGTGGACGATGTAAACCTTATGTGGTTGATGTGATTAAAGGGTGAGACTGGAGACAGAGGAAGCGGACCAAACACAGGGGATTAGTAGCAAGTAAAcgcatttataataataataataatacatttaatttagaggcgcctttcaagacacccaaggtcaccttacagagcatatagtcatcatacattttttaaaaagcaagacattgtggaaaaaataaataaataaataaataaataaacataagcaataagaaataaaaaaataaaaaaaatcaaaacagtgaacAGTTAGACGttgttgtgacttgaaggttgaaatggtgtctgactgttttatgtgtggggttATTGATgacatatattattattatatactctGGTGATATCTTATTATTGATTTGATTGAAATTATTAATATcatgaacattttaattgttattttactatttatacaataaacacatttatttaaacGAAATTGAATGAAAACCAGAGCTCAATAATCATATATTAGTTCCACAGGGATCTTATTTTTATAGTTACATTATATATAgtgctattatattatatattatacataattatcatattattattatacacatAATTTGATCCTCAGCATTATTATTGTACATAATAATGTTATcctcattattgttattatacatgcataataataaaaaggatcacataatgacattattattcataataagatgatcctcagcattattattatacataatatgaATATGCTCCTCATTATtatgatacaaaataaaaataaagtgatCCTCATTATGATCAGCCTTAAAGTCCAAAGAGGTGGGCCGCAGGGCCCCGAGAGGGGGGTGTAGAGGGGGTTGGTTAGCCCCTAGAGGGGGCTGTAGAAGGGGGACGCAGGGTGTGGCCCCCAGAGGGGGGTGTAGAGAGGGGCCTCAGGTCCCCTAGAGGGGGGCatcagggtgtggcccctaggggggatgtagaggggggcttcagggtgtggcccctaggggggatgtagaggggggcttcagggtgtggcccctagggggggatgtagaggggggcttcagggtgtggcccctaggggggCGTTTAAAGGTGGGCCTCAGCTGTAGAggggggctgcagggtgtgGCCCCCAGAGCGGGCTGTAGAGGCACCACCAatcagtgtttccgctagaagaaattggtgccggtcatgtgaccgggaaggtttaattttaccggtcaaattggGAAAAAAACGGTCGGATATTgtccgtgtttattgcacttaaaaaaaatgataggcaggctatataaagaagaagtgtgtgatcatattttgattcgccattgttgttaaataccggtactccgcaaagcttgccgccggcttttgctagcttgccgccgtttagttcataaacctacggtagtctataggggagcgtgtctatgttccccgagtcctatgttcccctctttgtatgagactggggaacataggaccctttttttcaaaaagggtcctatgttccctgcttttcccaaaaaagggtcctatgttccccgatatgtatgtgaccggggaacataggaccctttttttaaaaaggggttctatgttccccggtctgttactttttccaccattactgccaaattccggccgagataactaccattgcatgtctttaccttttgtggaagagggagagacgtcggagaacctgacgcagtatattcatacgccggtaaacaaaccccgagaagcccaatccccaCGAGAGCTTCCCGcgttacggccatccggaggcgcacagagcttttggccgtgatattattatacaattatattatatactattatataaagagctccgggagtcgcaaacggcaacaatcactttctcctccttgctgcagttcaccccggactgcactgcactgagttggccggttgaacgctgattggctgttacgttagacATGTCACTCTGTTGAACGAcgattggctgtcattacgcgaatgccgcgtcaaagtttaaatatttttaaagattgatagattgcggggaacataggacccttttctgggaaaagggtcctatgttccccggtatgtatggctacaggggaacataggaccctttttggggaaaaccgggaacataggacctgctcaattttgttctgctcaatggttgaatctcctcgtgactgaatgtttgtatacagcgcccATGCTGTATGagcgcagggttgatgcgctccacttttttctgtggagaaccagcaccttgaacattaagcataaaacgaaaccggatcgttttcgcccgtttcggctccgtgtggacggggccttatttccaatcggtcattctgaccggagacatttaggattttcggtcctcctcatttttttccggtcaaagaccggtaattaccggacaacgggaactctgcCACCAATCAAGCGCTCTCCTGGGCCTCACAGGTGTCAGTCCCTCTCAGCTCCAGATGGCTCCTGGTTCTGAGCCAGTGGGACATGGCTTCCCTCTTCTGCTCCACTGGTGGAAGAAGACGAGCAGGAGTCAGTGTTTCAGTAAGTTCAGTGAGTAAAACAGTCTGAGTCTAAAAGAAGCATTGGCTGTTGTAGAGAGTAACGTTTAAAGTATCACCTTAGGACGTAAAACAACATGTAGGCGGTcttctctctggtcctcaggaCCGGCGTCTCCGCGGGCGTCACACGGGCGTCGTTGAGGGTCAACCATCCGGCGCCGTCCTCTCGAGCTACGTCACTGACGTAGTGGCCTGGGGGACACAAGACATCCATTACCTTACTGTCCCCCAGCGTGGGACGGGTCTAGTGTCTGACGCGTGTGTCAGGTACAGATGTACATTCTTTACTATAAAAGCTTTAGTTACCGGTGTTGATGCTCTCCCCGAGGTGAGAGACCATCCCCGACAGACGGTAGGTGCTCTGGTTGCTGTGATCCTTCTGTAGAGAAACAGGATTCATTTGTCAgagaacctaaccctaaccctaagcatttttacactgccaagcaggTACGGTCGCTGCTTGGCAGATGTTAGTTTCACTGTCCTGCCTGTGTAAAGCCTTCAAAGAGCCGGCTTTCTTGTTCATTGGAGCAGGCGGGGCTACGCACGTAGacatctttagaataatttgcatactcggaatgttttaattttatttaagcCACTCGCACGCAAGAATGAGTAGACTGCGTCtgaatgtaggctacaaacCCCATTAACtgtttacaagtgcaaaaacgccaatgCCGGGAAAAAGTTTCAAATAAGACGGGCATAGTGCCAGTGTAAAAAACACTTGGGGCTTCTCTGTTGCATCATCACTTGAATCTGTCCATATTCTGTCCCACTGTGTACTACAGCTCTCTCCCTGGCCCCTCTCACCCCATGAACTTCCTGAAgacctctgtccctgtctcctgCACTGTCAAGATGATCCACTGCTGCTGAGAAACACACCAACAATCCTGTTTTGTACACAACTGAAAAACTCAAGCGGTTGGGCATGAGATAGGAATCCATCACTTTTTTCTTACCCATGTTTGCACTTGGTTTTGCTCCAGATGCGATTTCCCCCTCTCCATAACTTGATCTACAACACATTCCATACATAATGATTAATCATATTGAGGATCGTAAATTAAACACTAAAATGGTTGCGTGAGGTCCTCTATAAGAGGCAGGGGAGCTTATGGCCGGATTACCAATCTAGATTCATCTGACTCTGTTTCAATGACGCCCACCACTCCCAACCCGCCCAATCTGTTTCCATGAAGCACAACGCACTGCCTACCGTCGTAGTCTGTTTCCTTATCTCTTACCTCAGTGGGTCTATCCCAGCTGCAGCACCCTGCTCTCCAACGAGGGAGGCCAGAGACAGCCATGGAGGAACGCTGACAGCATCGGTCACCTTCCTCAACCGTGCCCCGTCGTGGTGGAAGCGCTTCATGTGAAGGAGTAACACTCTGTGGACACAAACGGTTCATCGTCCGAtcgctgcatgcacacacgcgcccgTACGTATGAAAAGTCTGCTTCAAGGCAACATTGGAGACAACAGACTCAAGTTCATGGCTCACCTGGGCAGAGTGAGGAAATGCCGAACCGCTGTTGCCTGGCATCCAGAGCACTGCCGGCAGGTGCACTCCAACTCTGAAGGCTGAGGGAAAGTGCTCTGTGAGTATCAGTGGACCAGCGTAAtcggacacaccaacacaacggTGTACTGACTTTGAAGTAGAATTGGAGGCCAGCTATCAACGACGGGTGGAGGTCCAAGGACAAGtggttctgctcctcctcctggaagACCTTGTCACCGCAGCTTTTAAGACGGGCAGAGAACAGAAAATCACCATTTGAACACAGCAGACCAGATCATGATGCCAAAAGTGTTGGCGTAACATTGATTGACTCTGATTTCCATCATTCAATGATGGAGGAACTATAGCAGTATTATGCGACAACAATAATACGTTCGATGAAGTCAAGCGTTACCTGGTGCAGGTGCGTACACACTGCAGTCTGAACTCAAAGTTCTGGACGGGGCAGATATAGCTGGGTGACGTGGAGATCTCCTGCAGTGTCTCACCttccatcttcatcttcatgaagaggaggagcaggaactcATGAGCATCCTGTCAGAAACCAGAAGTTCAGTTGACATGTGTTTAATCCTCAACAAGCGCATAAGCCAAGAGATAAGGACTCATCAGCTGTACCTGCTCAGTGATATGCTCGTACTCCTCGTTGAACTCTGCCAGACTGCTCTTGATGGACCAAAGGAGCCGGCGCTTGCCTTTGTAGGAGCCCTCACCCTGCCGGGATTTATATAGCTCCCCCAAGTACCTGGAGAACAGCATCAGAAAAAAACCAAGTGCATTTAGTATACCTACTGTACTTAAT from the Gadus morhua chromosome 22, gadMor3.0, whole genome shotgun sequence genome contains:
- the LOC115536257 gene encoding ubiquitin carboxyl-terminal hydrolase 37 — protein: MVPAVAGSELNEVDPTGPPAQTTEFSRPRRFSSLQCQPQRDEVSRLRASSGRSKTQQHQEALGLPNIGNSCFLNASLQCLYSLPCFCSDITGQEDLWSPRRRTKLKLLRYLGELYKSRQGEGSYKGKRRLLWSIKSSLAEFNEEYEHITEQDAHEFLLLLFMKMKMEGETLQEISTSPSYICPVQNFEFRLQCVRTCTSCGDKVFQEEEQNHLSLDLHPSLIAGLQFYFKPSELECTCRQCSGCQATAVRHFLTLPRVLLLHMKRFHHDGARLRKVTDAVSVPPWLSLASLVGEQGAAAGIDPLRSSYGEGEIASGAKPSANMAAVDHLDSAGDRDRGLQEVHGKDHSNQSTYRLSGMVSHLGESINTGHYVSDVAREDGAGWLTLNDARVTPAETPVLRTREKTAYMLFYVLSGAEEGSHVPLAQNQEPSGAERD